The Virgibacillus sp. SK37 region GCATTAAGGTTGCTGGCAAATCGCGGATGCCGTTTTTTATTCGTTCTGATTTGTTCATTGTATAGATATTTTGATCCACAGCCGTCGGAGGCGTCAGCTTGTTTTCTACGCCATCAAGTCCACTTGCAAGCAACACCGCCAAAGCCATATATGGATTGGCCGAGGGATCAGGACTTCGTACTTCAATGCGTGTGCTTAATCCTCTCGAAGATGGAATGCGAATGAGGGGACTTCTGTTCGAACCGGACCATGCAACATAGCATGGTGCTTCATACCCAGGGACAAGCCTTTTATATGAGTTGATTGTGGGATTTGTTACTGCCGTGAAATGAATTGCATGCTTTATGATACCAGCTGTAAACTGGTAGGCCACTTCACTCAATTGCATGTCACCATGTGAATCAAAAAAGGCGTTTTTGCCCTCTTGAAATAAAGACATATTCACATGCATGCCTGAGCCGTTCACACCAAATAATGGTTTTGGCATAAATGTAGCATGCAGATTATGCTTGCGGGCTATCGTTTTTACAACCAGCTTAAATGTTTGAATATCATCCGCGTGTTTTAGCGCATCCGCGTATTTGAAATCTATTTCATGCTGTCCAGGAGCGACCTCATGATGGGAAGCTTCAATTTCAAACCCCATTTCCTCCAATTCAAGAACGATTTCTCTGCGACAGTTCTCCCCCAAATCTGTTGGAGCAAGATCGAAATAGCCGCCCTTATCGTTCAAATCCAAGGTTGGTTCACCGTTCTCATTTAACTTAAACAGGAAAAACTCCGGCTCTGTTCCAATATTAAATGCAGAAAAACCCATTGCTTCCATTTTCTTAAGGTTTCTTTTCAAATTATAGCGTGGGCACCCCTCAAATGGTGTTCCATCCGGATTGTAGATATCACAAATAAAGCGTGCTACCTTCCCTTTGTCTGATGTCCATGGAAAAACCACAAATGTATCTAAATCAGGATATAAAAGCATATCAGATTCTTCAATTCGTACAAAGCCTTCAATCGAGGATCCATCAAACATCATTTTATTGTCCAACGCTTTTTCCAGTTGACTTAATGGAATTTCCACATTTTTAATGGTTCCAAGCATATCGGTAAATTGCAGGCGGATGAACCGCACATTTTCCTCATCCATTTTTTTGCGTATTTGTTCCTTCGATAATGTTGCACCCATATTTTTTCCTCCTAAGAATTCTAATTTTCTTTGCTATCCTTTCAAGTACGATGGCAGTACAGAATTTCCCATTAAATAGGAATCTACTTTATGAGCAACTTCACGCCCTTCATTAATCGCCCAGACAATTAAACTTTGTCCACGCCGCGCGTCGCCTGCCGCAAAAACATTCCCTTTGTTTGTAGTAAAATCCCCATACGGCGACTTCACCTTATGATGGTTTGTATCAATGCCGTACTGTTGTAATAACCCAAGCTCAGTTCCTTCAAATCCAATAGCAATAAACACAAGCTGTGCCGGCCAAACCTTCTCCGTACCAGGGATTTCTTGGAAGGAGATACTTCCATCTTTTTCTTTTATTTTCTTCATTTGGACAGTATGCACTTCCTTCAGCTGTCCATCCTTATCTGAAACGAATCGTTTTGTTTGAATCGAATAGTTCCTAGGATCCTGACCGAATGTAGCTGTAGCTTCATGGTGGGCATAATCCACTGTGAATACATTCGGATATGCTGGCCACATATTATTTGGAGTTCTGTCTGTCGGAAGCCTCGGATGCTTACCAAATTGAACAACACTCTTACATCCTTGGCGAAGTGCTGTCGCTATGCAATCCGCACCGGTATCTCCTCCGCCGATGACAATGACATCCTTCCCTTTTACATCAATCCATTCCAGGTCTTCTTCCTCAGCCCCTATGAGGCTTTTCGTAGATAAAGTCAAATAATCCATCGCAAAGTGAACCCCTTTTGCTTCCCTCCCCTCCAGCTTAAGGTCCCGCTGCTTCAGGGCTCCTGTACAAAGGATGACAGCATCATACATTTCATTTAATTCATCGGCATGAATGTCTATACCGACTTCCGTGTTTAAAATAAACTGGATGCCTTCCTCCTCCAAAAGCCTAACCCTACGCTCCACGACTTCTTTTTCCAGTTTCATATTTGGGATTCCGTACATTAGTAAACCGCCGGCTCGATCCTGCCGCTCATAAACAGTCACCCTATGACCAGCTTGATTCAACTGATCTGCACTGGCCAATCCGGCAGGTCCTGAACCAATAATTGCAACAGATTTGCCTGTTCGATTCCGTGGCATTCTTGGTGCTATCCATCCGTTTTCAAATCCTTTATCAATAATCGTACGCTCAATACTC contains the following coding sequences:
- a CDS encoding glutamate synthase subunit beta translates to MGKLTGFMDYAREEVEEREARHRISDWREYKAPFSDETLKRQGARCMDCGTPFCQIGEVLDGATTGCPIYNLIPEWNHLVYLEKWEEALERLLKTNNFPEFTGRVCPAPCEGSCTLAIADPAVTIKSIERTIIDKGFENGWIAPRMPRNRTGKSVAIIGSGPAGLASADQLNQAGHRVTVYERQDRAGGLLMYGIPNMKLEKEVVERRVRLLEEEGIQFILNTEVGIDIHADELNEMYDAVILCTGALKQRDLKLEGREAKGVHFAMDYLTLSTKSLIGAEEEDLEWIDVKGKDVIVIGGGDTGADCIATALRQGCKSVVQFGKHPRLPTDRTPNNMWPAYPNVFTVDYAHHEATATFGQDPRNYSIQTKRFVSDKDGQLKEVHTVQMKKIKEKDGSISFQEIPGTEKVWPAQLVFIAIGFEGTELGLLQQYGIDTNHHKVKSPYGDFTTNKGNVFAAGDARRGQSLIVWAINEGREVAHKVDSYLMGNSVLPSYLKG
- the glnA gene encoding type I glutamate--ammonia ligase, producing the protein MGATLSKEQIRKKMDEENVRFIRLQFTDMLGTIKNVEIPLSQLEKALDNKMMFDGSSIEGFVRIEESDMLLYPDLDTFVVFPWTSDKGKVARFICDIYNPDGTPFEGCPRYNLKRNLKKMEAMGFSAFNIGTEPEFFLFKLNENGEPTLDLNDKGGYFDLAPTDLGENCRREIVLELEEMGFEIEASHHEVAPGQHEIDFKYADALKHADDIQTFKLVVKTIARKHNLHATFMPKPLFGVNGSGMHVNMSLFQEGKNAFFDSHGDMQLSEVAYQFTAGIIKHAIHFTAVTNPTINSYKRLVPGYEAPCYVAWSGSNRSPLIRIPSSRGLSTRIEVRSPDPSANPYMALAVLLASGLDGVENKLTPPTAVDQNIYTMNKSERIKNGIRDLPATLMHALEELEQDEIIKQALGEHLLEHFVEAKQIEWDMFRTTVHPWEREQYLSNY